The sequence ATTTTTTTTATAACTTTTTGCAAAATTTGACATCTCTTCAATATTTTTCATTAATTTTTCATAATCAACTATCAATGCAGGAGTTGTCAAATCTTCTATTTTCATTTAAATTTTACCTCCTTAAATTACATCTAAATCTGAAAAATTAAAGAAATATTTTTTTGAAAATTCAATTTTTTCAAATGGATAGAGAATTATTAATCTTTTTTGATACGGAATAAATCCTTTGTAAAAAAGAATTCTTTCTAGTGGATCTCCTTTTTTAATCCAAATATCTATTAAATCTACATTATTATCAATAAAAAATTTCAAAGAAAAAGAGATTATTTTTGAAAAAGATAAGAAATCTTTATATAAAAACTCTTCAATTGTTCCTCTTTTTATATCAACCTCTTTTATTCTTAAAACAAAGAGATTTTCATTATCTTTGAAAATATCATATATATAATAGGGGTGAGAAAGATATCTCCAAGTTAGAAATTCTTTATCTCTTAAAATAAAAATATCATAATGTTTTTTTAAATTTTCTAAATAAATTTCTATATCATCAAAATTTTCAACCTTTTCAAAGTTAAATTTACCTTTAATAATATTTGTTCCAATTTTAAAAAGAGGAGAAATGATTGAAAAATCAATTTTAAATTTAGATGCAAGAATGTTTAAATTGAGTGGAAAAATCCACCTTCTTACATATCCAAAACTAATCCAGCCCAATTTTTTTGTATATATAGGAAGAGAATTTTTATTTGGAAAACCATAAAAATATGAATATCCTCTCTCTTTTCCTTCCTCAAGAGTTTTTATAGCAAGTTTTTTAAAAATTCCTTTTCCTCTATATTCTTTAAGAACCATTGAATCAACTGAGTGACCTATTTTAACTATTTCTCCTTTAAAATATGCTTTAAATGGAACAATCGCCTCCTCACCAACTATTTCACCATCTTTACTTTGATAAACTGCAATTAGATTTTCTTTAAGTGGATTATCAATATATTTCCACCTCCACTTTTTAATATCAACTTCAAGTTCAGGAGTTACATTTTTAAAAAGTGGAAGAATATCTTCGCCATTTCCTTCATAAATCTTATACATTTTTTACTCCTTATAATTTTTAATATATATTTTTCATTTTATAATAAAAAAAGGAGGTTTTTATGAAAAAAAGATTTTTAATTATCTTTATGCTTTTTATTTTATCATTTTCACTTTTTTCATGTAAAAAAGAGAGGGCTCGTGAATTAATTGTTTCAAGTGAAAATAAAATTATAATTTTTGATAAAAATTTTAAAGTAGTAAAAGAGTTTGATACAGGGTTGAAAGGAAAGCTCATTTTAGGAGAAATAAGAAACAACAAAATTTTATTTAACTATTTTTCAGATGATTACTCAAAAAGTGGAATTTTTGCTTTAGATTTTGAAACTGGAGAGATGTTGAATTTAACAGAGGGGCTTTTGGGAAATTTTCCATATACTCCAAAATTTTATGATGATGAAAATATTCTTTTTACTTTAAAAGAGATGGGATTGAGAGAATATCTTTATATTTATAATTTGAAATTTAAAAATAAAAAACCTTTAATATTCAATCTAATTTCAAGCTATATCTATCCTATTTATATTGATGAGTTAGAAAAAAATTTATATATGCATATATTAAAAGAAAATGAAACAAAATCAAAAATAGCTCTTTATAAATTTCTAAGTGATGAATTTATAGAAAATTACATAACTTTTAAAGAAAACTTTTATTTTCAAGGAAATTCAAATGAAAATGGTGAAATTTTAGGTAAGAGTTTTGATAACAATTTAAAAGT is a genomic window of Caldisericia bacterium containing:
- a CDS encoding GNAT family N-acetyltransferase, which produces MYKIYEGNGEDILPLFKNVTPELEVDIKKWRWKYIDNPLKENLIAVYQSKDGEIVGEEAIVPFKAYFKGEIVKIGHSVDSMVLKEYRGKGIFKKLAIKTLEEGKERGYSYFYGFPNKNSLPIYTKKLGWISFGYVRRWIFPLNLNILASKFKIDFSIISPLFKIGTNIIKGKFNFEKVENFDDIEIYLENLKKHYDIFILRDKEFLTWRYLSHPYYIYDIFKDNENLFVLRIKEVDIKRGTIEEFLYKDFLSFSKIISFSLKFFIDNNVDLIDIWIKKGDPLERILFYKGFIPYQKRLIILYPFEKIEFSKKYFFNFSDLDVI